A genomic window from Shewanella vesiculosa includes:
- the infA gene encoding translation initiation factor IF-1, which yields MAKEDNIEMQGTILETLPNTMFRVELENGHVVIAHISGKMRKNYIRILTGDKVTVQLTPYDLSKGRIVFRAR from the coding sequence ATGGCGAAAGAAGACAACATTGAAATGCAGGGCACTATCCTTGAGACCTTGCCAAATACAATGTTCCGCGTAGAGCTTGAAAATGGACATGTGGTGATAGCCCACATCTCTGGCAAAATGCGCAAAAACTACATCCGTATTTTAACGGGTGACAAAGTCACTGTACAGTTGACACCTTATGACTTATCTAAAGGTCGTATCGTCTTCCGCGCACGTTAA
- the aat gene encoding leucyl/phenylalanyl-tRNA--protein transferase, which translates to MNSLSYLNQSIDFPPPELALIDPNGLLAIGGDLRPERLAEAYYQGIFPWFNVSDPILWWSPDPRAVFEPRHPFGSKSLIKFLKKSTWRYTINHAFLDVLAGCAQPRSSQDGTWISAEIQMAYYELHLQGLAHSVEVWDGDDLVGGLYGIPVGNVFCGESMFHRQTNASKAAFAILNQHLVKHDFQLIDAQVMNPHLLSLGAKAIPRSEFLSILHCGRDQTKSASIWIKQEVFIEF; encoded by the coding sequence TTGAACTCACTGTCTTATTTAAATCAATCCATCGACTTCCCGCCACCAGAGCTGGCGCTTATCGATCCCAATGGCTTATTAGCCATTGGGGGAGATTTACGTCCAGAGCGCTTAGCAGAAGCCTATTATCAAGGTATTTTCCCTTGGTTTAATGTAAGTGATCCCATTTTATGGTGGTCACCAGATCCTCGAGCGGTATTTGAACCTCGTCATCCATTTGGCAGCAAAAGCTTGATTAAGTTTCTTAAAAAATCCACCTGGCGATACACTATCAATCATGCCTTTTTAGATGTCTTAGCCGGTTGCGCTCAGCCACGAAGTTCACAGGATGGCACGTGGATTTCTGCCGAAATCCAAATGGCTTATTATGAACTTCATCTGCAAGGTCTTGCGCATTCTGTTGAAGTCTGGGATGGCGACGATTTAGTGGGTGGGCTTTACGGTATTCCAGTGGGCAATGTTTTTTGCGGTGAATCGATGTTTCATCGGCAAACTAATGCATCAAAAGCTGCATTTGCTATACTGAATCAACACTTGGTGAAACATGATTTTCAATTAATTGATGCGCAAGTAATGAATCCACATTTATTAAGTCTTGGGGCTAAGGCGATACCAAGAAGTGAGTTTTTATCCATACTTCACTGCGGCCGCGATCAAACAAAGTCAGCATCCATATGGATCAAACAAGAGGTGTTTATTGAATTCTAA
- a CDS encoding glycine zipper 2TM domain-containing protein yields the protein MCLFCGQSQAAYERNQAVPVEKVIYGQIESVKNITEKQLVEDSHSGWKTFGGALVGGVIGHQFGGGSGQDVATVLGALIGGGIGSQHGNQQYYLETKLVELMIKQEDGSQVMVIQDADPGMRFAAGDEVRVVYLSGYVRVDLAM from the coding sequence ATGTGCTTGTTTTGTGGTCAAAGCCAAGCTGCTTATGAGCGAAATCAAGCCGTACCCGTGGAAAAAGTCATCTATGGTCAGATTGAATCGGTAAAAAACATCACTGAAAAACAGCTCGTTGAAGACAGCCATAGCGGCTGGAAAACTTTTGGTGGCGCCTTAGTCGGTGGAGTTATAGGACATCAGTTCGGTGGCGGTTCAGGCCAAGATGTAGCTACCGTTTTAGGGGCATTAATTGGTGGCGGTATAGGCAGTCAGCATGGAAACCAACAGTATTATCTTGAAACTAAATTAGTTGAACTCATGATAAAACAAGAAGACGGAAGCCAAGTTATGGTTATCCAAGATGCAGATCCGGGGATGCGTTTTGCTGCCGGTGATGAAGTGAGAGTGGTTTATTTAAGCGGTTATGTCAGGGTTGATTTGGCGATGTGA
- a CDS encoding arginyltransferase: MNSKSVSVGISQPFDCNYIEGNKEQLLVIQEPQIDPSLFEQLLAMGFRRNGNAIYKPRCPSCQSCQSIRLNVNDFVLSKRQKRTLKNNRDLHWKISHTSRPEHYDLYQRYINERHSDGPMYPASQAQYDDFLLSDWLPPMFIELFDKDQLIGVAVTDEMAQSFSAIYSYFDPDYAERSLGSLMILIQCQLAKSLGKRFLYLGYQIDQNRKMSYKRQYRPYQILTALGWQVGENLTPLSC, translated from the coding sequence TTGAATTCTAAATCGGTTAGTGTCGGCATAAGCCAACCTTTTGATTGCAACTATATTGAAGGCAATAAAGAGCAATTATTGGTGATCCAAGAACCACAAATAGACCCATCGCTGTTTGAACAACTTCTTGCGATGGGGTTTCGTCGCAACGGTAACGCAATTTATAAACCACGCTGCCCGAGTTGCCAATCTTGCCAATCTATTCGACTGAATGTGAATGATTTTGTGTTGTCCAAACGCCAAAAAAGAACCTTAAAAAACAACCGAGATTTGCATTGGAAAATCAGTCATACATCACGGCCAGAGCACTATGACTTATACCAACGCTATATCAATGAACGCCATAGTGATGGCCCTATGTACCCGGCATCACAAGCTCAATATGATGATTTTTTACTATCAGATTGGTTACCGCCAATGTTTATTGAACTGTTTGATAAAGACCAATTAATTGGCGTGGCGGTGACCGATGAGATGGCGCAAAGTTTCTCGGCCATATACAGCTATTTCGACCCAGACTACGCAGAACGATCACTGGGTTCGTTGATGATTTTAATTCAATGCCAATTGGCTAAGTCATTAGGTAAACGATTTTTGTATTTGGGCTATCAAATTGATCAAAATAGAAAAATGAGTTACAAACGCCAATATCGTCCATATCAAATTTTAACGGCTCTTGGTTGGCAAGTTGGCGAAAATCTTACGCCTCTTTCTTGTTAA